The DNA region CGTTGGAGGCTTCTCCCACCACCGTAATGCCTTCGGCGGTTTCAAACAGCATCCGCAACATCTGGCGGGTCAACAGGCTGTCATCGACAATGACGACACGGATGGTGGGCATGATTTTTCCCGGGCCTTTGATCAAGTCAGGTTCAAGGCGTGTCGGTGATCTTGAACTGACCCACCAGACCTTCCAGCCGTTCGGAGAGTCCCAGCATCTCCTTGCTGATTTGCGAAATGCGGGTGATGGATTGGGCGGTGTGGGTGCTGGCGGTGACGATTTCCCGCAGAGCCACCACCACCTGATTGCTGGCGATTTTCTGCTGTTGGGTGGACAGGGAGATCTGCTGGGCGGAATTGGTGGTATGGCTGGCCGCCTTGACGATCTCTCCGAGCCGTTCCGCGGAGTGGGTGGTGGCGGTGGTGCCCGCCATGATGCCTACGGTGCCTTTTTCGGAATTGACCACCAAACGGCTGATGGAGTCTTGAATCTCGTTGATCTTGAATTCAATCTCCTTGGTGGAGTCGGTGACGCTGTCCGCCAGTCGACGGATTTCGCTGGCCACCACCGAGAACCGTTTGCCCGCCTCGCCTGCGCTGGAGGCCTCCAAGGCGGCGTTGAAGGCGATCAGCCGGGTCTGGTCGGCCACGGTGTTGATGATTTCCATCACCTTGCTGATCTGTTTGGACTTGACTCCGAGATCGACGATCTCTTGCAATCCGAGCTGCCGGTCGTCGCGGATGTCGTGCATGCGCCCCAGCACGATCTGCATGGCCTCGGATCCCTTGCGGCTGCCGTCCAGGGTCTGGTTGGCGATTTCGACCACGGAGCGGGCCTGTTCGGCGATCTGGGTGGAGGAGGCGGAAAGCTCTTCCATGGTGGAGGTGATCTCCGCCACCGAAGAGGACATCTGGGTGGAAGTGGTGGCCTGACTGGCCACGGCATCGGCAATCTCTTTGGCCGCCTTGTGGACCTGAATGGCTCTGGCTCCCACCTCGGAGGCCAGTTCGTGGAGCTTCAGACGCATTTCGCCGGTGGCCCGGGAGAGTTGGGTGATTTCGTCGCTGCCGTCCAGCGCGATTTCCACCGTCAGGTCTCCAGCCGCGACCCGGTTGACTCCGGCCACCACGGTATCGATGCGTTGCACCAGATGACGGGCGATCACCATGGTGAGAATCAGCCCCACCAGAATGGAAAGCACCCCTACACCCAGAGCCGTGAGACGGGCCGAATGCAAAGCGGCGTGATAGGTGACGTTGTCCATGGCGATTTCCAGCACGCCGATGGACTTGCCGGAATAATCCTGCACCTGGGATGCCAGCACTGCGTGAGGATCGCCATGGATTTCCCGGTGTTGCAATTGATCGTCACCGTTCATGGCTTTTTTCATGGTTTCGATATCCAGCACCGGTTTGGCACCCAGGGTGGATCCCATGGTCTTGAAACCGTCCTTGTCCAAGATGTGCAAGGCCACATCGACCCCGTTCATCTGCTTGAAGGCGTCGAAGAAGGGTTGTCCGAAAGACAGACCGAACTCCACCGTGCCGATGTGTTTGCCCTGATGGGTGATCGGCACCATGCCCCGGGCGCCCAGACCAGCCACGCCTCCTTCCAGGCCCCGGGTCGGCTTTTGGTTCTGGTTGGCCGCAACCACCGTGTGGCGAAACGAGGAGAGATCATCCCCGAATTTCTCCGGTTTGTGGACCCGGAACCAGGAGGTGGCCGGAGGGGTGTGAAACTGAAACTGTTCCACCCCGTATTGCTTCGACAACACGTTGAAACCGGGAACAAACAGCTCTTCGATGGTTTTGCGGTCCCCGGCGCTGAACCGTTCCTGCACCAAAGGAATGTTGGCCACCAGAACGCTCATGGTCTCGGCGGAACGGGCTTCGGCGGCGATGGCGTTGTGAACCGCCTTGAGATGGGCGTCCAAGGCGGTTCGTTCCGATTCGCGAATCAGGTCGCTCATGCTCGACAGGTTGACAAAGGTCAGCGAGACACCGACCAGCACGATGGCCAATCCCATCACCAGCATGATCTTGGCCCACAGTCGCAGATGTTGCAGCATGATGCGTCCTCGCACGTCGATTTTACAAAAGTCGTAAAGAGCCAAAACCCGCCATCAAGGCCACGTTTCAGACCGATTCGATGCGGCTCAGATCCCGCACCGCGCCTTTGGCCGCCGAGGTGGTCAAGGCCGCATAGGCCCGCAACGCCGCCGAGACCGGGCGATCCCGGCCTTCGGGGACAAAACGGGTGATGGCTGCCCGTCGGGTGGCCAGGGTCTCTTCGGAGACCATCAGTTGAATGGAGCGGTTGGGGATGTCGATTTCGATCCGGTCTCCCTCTTCCACCAAGGCGATGATGCCCCCTTCGGCGGCTTCCGGGGAGACATGACCGATGGACAGCCCGGAGGTACCCCCGGAAAAGCGGCCATCGGTGATCAGCGCGCACGTCTTGCCCAGTCCCTTGGATTTCAGGAAGGTGGTGGGATAGAGCATTTCTTGCATGCCGGGTCCGCCTCTTGGCCCTTCATAGCGGATGATCACCACGTCTCCCGGCTGGATCCGATCCCCTAAAATGGCGTCGCAGGCGCTTTCCTGACTGTTGAACAGACGGGCCGGACCCGCGAATTTCCAGATCGACTCGTCCACCCCGGCGGTCTTGACGATGCATCCCTCACGGGCCAGATTGCCGAACAAGACCGCCAATCCCCCATCCTTGGAGTAGGCGTGCTCCAGATTCCGGATGCACCCTTCGGTCCGATCCAGATCGAGGGTGGGCCATTGGGCCGACTGGGAGAAAGGTTCGGTGGTGATCCGGCCTCCGGGGGCGGCCAGATGACGGATTTTGGCCCGATCGCTGGCTGCGGGGGAGGCGATATCTTCTTGTTCCAAGGCGGCGGCCAGGGTCGGGGCGTGGACCATGGCGCAGGAGTCGTGCAGCAGACCGGCGCGGCGCAACTCCCCTAAAATGGCGGGAATGCCCCCGGCCCGATGGACATCTTCGATATGATAACGATCCGTGGAGGGGGCCACCTTGCACAGACAGGGCACCCGACGGGAAAGCCGGTCGATGTCGTCCATGGTGAAGTTGACGTCCCCTTCCCGGGCCGCGGCCAACAGGTGCAGCACGGTATTGGTGGAACCGCCCATGGCGATATCCAGGGACATGGCGTTTTCAAAGGCCTGGAAGGTGGCGATGGAGCGGGGCAGGACCGAATGGTCATCCTGTTCG from Magnetococcales bacterium includes:
- the ilvD gene encoding dihydroxy-acid dehydratase; this translates as MPAYRSRVSTHGRNMAGARALWRATGVAEAEFGRPIIAVVNSYTQFVPGHVHLKNLGDLVAGEIRAAGGIPREFNTIAIDDGIAMGHGGMLYSLPSREIIADSVEYMVNAHAADAMVCISNCDKITPGMFMAAMRLNIPAVFVSGGPMEAGKATLENGSVKKLDLIDSMIAAGNQEVSEGDLTTIERSACPTCGSCAGLFTANSMNCLMESLGLALPGNGTILATHSARKQLFLEAGRLIVSLCQRYYEQDDHSVLPRSIATFQAFENAMSLDIAMGGSTNTVLHLLAAAREGDVNFTMDDIDRLSRRVPCLCKVAPSTDRYHIEDVHRAGGIPAILGELRRAGLLHDSCAMVHAPTLAAALEQEDIASPAASDRAKIRHLAAPGGRITTEPFSQSAQWPTLDLDRTEGCIRNLEHAYSKDGGLAVLFGNLAREGCIVKTAGVDESIWKFAGPARLFNSQESACDAILGDRIQPGDVVIIRYEGPRGGPGMQEMLYPTTFLKSKGLGKTCALITDGRFSGGTSGLSIGHVSPEAAEGGIIALVEEGDRIEIDIPNRSIQLMVSEETLATRRAAITRFVPEGRDRPVSAALRAYAALTTSAAKGAVRDLSRIESV
- a CDS encoding methyl-accepting chemotaxis protein, with product MLQHLRLWAKIMLVMGLAIVLVGVSLTFVNLSSMSDLIRESERTALDAHLKAVHNAIAAEARSAETMSVLVANIPLVQERFSAGDRKTIEELFVPGFNVLSKQYGVEQFQFHTPPATSWFRVHKPEKFGDDLSSFRHTVVAANQNQKPTRGLEGGVAGLGARGMVPITHQGKHIGTVEFGLSFGQPFFDAFKQMNGVDVALHILDKDGFKTMGSTLGAKPVLDIETMKKAMNGDDQLQHREIHGDPHAVLASQVQDYSGKSIGVLEIAMDNVTYHAALHSARLTALGVGVLSILVGLILTMVIARHLVQRIDTVVAGVNRVAAGDLTVEIALDGSDEITQLSRATGEMRLKLHELASEVGARAIQVHKAAKEIADAVASQATTSTQMSSSVAEITSTMEELSASSTQIAEQARSVVEIANQTLDGSRKGSEAMQIVLGRMHDIRDDRQLGLQEIVDLGVKSKQISKVMEIINTVADQTRLIAFNAALEASSAGEAGKRFSVVASEIRRLADSVTDSTKEIEFKINEIQDSISRLVVNSEKGTVGIMAGTTATTHSAERLGEIVKAASHTTNSAQQISLSTQQQKIASNQVVVALREIVTASTHTAQSITRISQISKEMLGLSERLEGLVGQFKITDTP